The following DNA comes from Vairimorpha necatrix chromosome 5, complete sequence.
AGCTTATAACAAGAAACTCGacgaaatataaaattattcattGAGAATTCTACATATCTAATTagacattttatttttaaaataactatttttataaatttagcATCGAAAATAACTTAAATCATTGCCTATAGTATATTCGTCCAATAGAGAGTTAGTTTTGCGTAATTCTATTCATTACACGTGCTCAATTTCAACAAAAATTAGACTTAAATGCATAAAtctatttttcatattttcaaTGGCCACACAAATTTGACAATAAAAATCCCAACTGTTATTGTaatgtctttatttttttgtgtttaaGTATGAAAAATATCGAATTTTCGTAACAACATGCTTGGATGTTTAATAActttctataaaataaaactataattGTCTTTACAAATAATGTATTATGTTGGATAGTATAAGAGccatgaaaaatttatttttatgtatttattatattagtAAGCAGAATTTTATGTGAACTTCTAGCATTTTTCCGAAATTTTTTCGGccctaaaaaatttcaaacgGCAGGTATTAATGCATAGAAACGCGtataaatgtttaaattttatgttttatatctacacttttagtaaaaaaatttaaaaatggaTATATGCATCTTcaacttcattttttttttaaaaattttaaattatttttatgttttattatacttttaatatatcTAAAATGGATATATGCTCATTCGACTTCGTTTTTTTcgattaataaaattttttttatttttttttaaaaaattgtaaattatttctatatGTAAtgtatcaaaaaataaccataaaaaatatttattgatattttaaaggattagaatgaattttttataaaaataattttttttacacatAGGATATGGcgttttgaaattttttattttaaatattcaaaaatcaTTAGTTATTTCCACGATTGAGGACAAAATGAAACATTACataaatgtaaaaagtttggtaaagaaaataatctCCACTACGCTCATGATTTGAATGGTTAgacaaaacaaaacaaacTTTAAAGATAATATTTGATCTGTTTGGTtaactaaatttttatataattgcTCCTGGCTGTTGAAAAGAGTCCTTGAGGCCGTTATTAAATTCCAAAAAAGAAAtgcattaaaatatttttcacaGATTCCTTTTGCGGGTCAACGTATAGGGAAAACCTTTTAAGTATAACAAAAGCAATCAGcagaaatttaatattaataatttaaacaaGTCGATTATATCATGCctttatatataaactTTAATGTTTCAAAACTTGATTAGATAAGCTTAAAATGGTTGTGGATAAATATGTAAATATTAACTATAATGAGTTGCTATGATCAAGTGACAGAATTATTGATTAAAATACGcagaataatttttttcaaataaaaaagtagtGTCGCATCGAAGAAAGCGTCAACAATCAATGTACAACATTGAGCTTTAATCTAAGCTCCATGGTTTCGTTGACAAGCAAGCTTGTGTTgcttatttatattgtaaatttgtttttagcataaattattatgtttataacatattattaaagtaaaaaacttttattgaatgttttaatatataattgagatttttaaagtgaattttactaaataaTTTCCGCTAATATCAAAACACGTTCTAAGATATTGTAGTATATGCTCTTAATATTACtaaataattatgttttaaGCTGTAACTACTTTCTCTAGAGCACCAAGGATATGCGCCAAATCCTTTTATCACTAAAGTAACTTAAAGACAAACAAGAATCGCATTAAATGtctcatttttaatttagacTTCTTTGTCTTTAAGATATTATGAATATCATTagttgtaaaaaaataagtataTCTAATTACCGTAGAGCATCATCTCTGTGGTATCTTTTAGAGACTAAAAACCcataaataagaaattacAGCATAGTATTatcttataaataaaaaaaaagaggaaTCTATTGAAgtgttaaattttttgcgCATAATAAACAACCTTATATGAAGTTAGGTATTAACTTTTAATTACTAATTACGTTATACAAAATCTCTTTTCGGatttcatttaaatttaaattttaaaaataaaatcgtCTTATGTATTGTAAatatactataaaaaaatgcctagctatttttaatgaggaatgaaaatttttttaactttttttttttctgtcaaaaaacaatatttttttttcaacaTACAGCTTGATGTAATATGACAACCATAAATACCAAAAAGCTTTAATTTCTACAGATACTGCTATATTTGAGTTCTAttgttataaaatcaactattcaacaaattttttaaatgtttacGATTTAGTATATCTTCATGTACAAAAATCTAAGTATCGAAAGTGGTTCTCTTTCACGAAGTTTTAGGAATTTGACATATAGGACTTAGGATTTTGTACttttaaacaatatttattcacttattctaaaatataacataggaaaaatttttaggcCTCAATATTTAACTCGaagttaattttaaaaattacaatgAAAGTTTAAACTTTCGAATTGATAGAATCCAATTAAGACAAAAGGGCGTATATCATCTTCTTATAACAAAAGAAGATGATATATCTTAAAAAGTGCTTGGTAGGaggtataaaaataagataacTCCATGtttcaaataatattaacaCTTGAAGAGGAAGATGTATTCTAAGAATGTTTTGAAATTAACATGAtagattatatttttcattatagCTTTCCTTCGCTTGTTGCTTTGAATCTATTTATAAAGTCTTTAATCATTATGTTATTAGTGCTATCatgtttataatatatatatcgaTACTATGCTAAGATCAAGTAATATTGAAGATTGAATTATAAGATTTTCCTGTGAAGTCCTAACTAGAAAATGTCGTACCCAATCATTTTTCGACAATTGCGTATTTGCATTGGCCactaaaactatttaaaaacatttccaAAAGGGGGAATGgaaagtaaaaatatcCAACTTGACAGAAAACTAAATAGGGTAGCAAGTTGCATTATTTATAGCTAAAAAatgttcttttttttgtatctgtgattttgaatttaagaAGCGTCAACCCTTTACAAGTTTATGTTTGTCATTGCCAGATTTAAAAAGTCTTATAAGATGCTCCTCCCTGCAATAGAGATGGAAGATTATTGTTTATGTCTTTATTGTAGTGGCGTGTGTAATAATCATGCGAAGAAACAATGCTTCTTCCATTTATTTGCgcttgatttttttgtctaTGTTCTGCTCGTTCATGCGggtattaaaaaataaaataatgtataaattttttgccTTCTGTTAAAAACacttgtttattttaaatttgtttccTTTAATTGAATATCTCGTGTTCTAATTTATCTAATTCTGTTAGGTTGGTATTCTTCCATTCTTCTTTTGTCCTCATTATTATATGATGATGTTCTATGAGTTCTTTCTTCATATCTTTCGCTATCTCATGGGCTATCCACCCCATCATccaattatttatttctatatccacttttttaaatatttttatgcttTCTTCTCCATTACTAAGATCTTGTACTTCCACTTCTTGTCCCGGAAAAGGGTTCTCATTTGTCAAATGTGTCTCCACTgttatttgaaatatttcttCATCAAAATggttatttttatatgaagTATGAATTAATGAGTCATTATAATGAGATATTTCTGTCAATATACATGCTGCATCTGGTATACATTGTCGTACTATGTAAGGAATCTTAGAATGAAGATGAAGATGTTTAGTCGTAGACTCAACATCTCCCATTACATTATGGGTCAATGATTCTTTCTTGATCAATTTGATTCTGAAGCCTGAAGATTTGTCAGTTTTGTATTTGTGGAGAATGGCGAATCTGTTGGCAAGGTTGAATTCGTCTTTGTTGAGTGGTAAGAGAAATTCGAAGATGTGTGTTACCTTTGTCATgggaaaataaatttggtTTATTTTGATCGATGAgttattttgtttgtttgctaataaacaaaacttAAATAGACTTAAAAACctaaaataaagaatataagaataaattcaatttttacatttaatatATGCACAGATAATTTATACTTATTGAACGATATAAACGATAATTATAGTTAATATGtgcatattttaatttattcttaaaaaacTCTTTATGcagatatttataattaatttaagtatataatatgaattattttatattataagtaAGTATATCTTAATTTATGcataaaaactataaatattatatatatttttaatttaaaacataataaattgaaataatatttatgcataaacttaattataaataaattaaaattatctttatttttttatgcaaATATAGACTTAAATTTCGGGTCAAATATCCCATAAAATATGCTCAGTTTTCTGCTCATCTCACTATCCCcatcatatttattataccACTTCATCATACTAGTCAATACACAGTGTATGACACTCAgagatttaaataaatccACAGACCTTATTTTATTCTCATTCACTATTTTCTGGACATTTTTCCCATTATAAAAGTCCAGTAAGTACGAGTTCTTAGGCGAGTCAAGACAAGGCACTTGTAAGAAAGACAAGATAGTGTGGATATTCCTCTTAGAATACATTTGTAGTCCCTTGAGTACGGGGCTGTACAAAGAAGAAGACGAGATTATTGACTggttgtttatatttttgataaaagcGTAGACTGAAGAATCAAGAGGAGGAAGGACATGCTCAGACTCGAGAAGAAGAGGCCTGATCTCGAAGAGATGAGAAAGAGTGTTCATGAAGACTGAGGGCTCTAAGTTCACGAGGTTGTTTTCTAAAAGAAGGGCCAAAATGAAGATTGGGGGATCAGAGTCCCTGTTTGAGATTATGAGGTCATTCAAGTAGCTTTCCTTATGGAAATATTCCTCAAGGATTTTCATCTGTGAGTCCACGAGGTTTCTTCTAAGATCTTCACTGGTAAAAATATTCGCCAGGTcgtaatttattttattaatagacagtccttttatattttcctCTATATTTCTCATATCTTGTTCACCTCCGCTTACTTCTTTTTCTTCGTGGGAGAATGTCTGCTCTAAAAGAGGGTATTTTATCAAAGATTCCTTTATATCAAATCCTATGAAGCTTGTATTTGTGTACGTATACACCCCTTTTATATTTGGCAACTGAGACACCATAAGATTCTGCACTCTTCTCTGAGGGATCCCCATAAACACCACATTTCCTATAGTGTCAAATCCTCGTCTTCCTGCTCGTCCGGCCATCTGCTTAAAATTCAAAGGGTCCAATAAAAGACTGTCCCCTGCGAAGACC
Coding sequences within:
- a CDS encoding phosphatidylinositol transfer protein; amino-acid sequence: MTKVTHIFEFLLPLNKDEFNLANRFAILHKYKTDKSSGFRIKLIKKESLTHNVMGDVESTTKHLHLHSKIPYIVRQCIPDAACILTEISHYNDSLIHTSYKNNHFDEEIFQITVETHLTNENPFPGQEVEVQDLSNGEESIKIFKKVDIEINNWMMGWIAHEIAKDMKKELIEHHHIIMRTKEEWKNTNLTELDKLEHEIFN